In the Chaetodon trifascialis isolate fChaTrf1 chromosome 12, fChaTrf1.hap1, whole genome shotgun sequence genome, atactaatactaatttAAGACTGCTAACAATAACAGTAAgggctagctgttagcattccTGCAAGGTGTGCTCACGAGAGTGACGCActgacgtgacgtgacgtgacgtaCCATGACAGAGTAAACCACTGATAAGGAACGGCCCCCTCGGACAGACCAACTTTGTTTTAtaagcaaataaatgaataaagtaaAATTAATTGTTGACACTCACACTGAAATCAGAAACTCTTTTGGTGAACTGGATTACTGTTAAACTTGTTTGTTCAACAATATTAATTCAAGTGATTTCACATGCAGCAGTTTTCATGCGTGCCTCTCAGAGGTTTTTCATTCATTGAACTAATGTGCATCTTTTTGAACTCCCTGTTTGTTCTTCATATATGATGACTGCAGCCCTCAATAGCAAAGCATTTAACTTTCCAGTTTTGATAAAGCCATTTCTTGTGCGCCATCTGtaacatgaataaatatatgcatgttttttgttctgctcttttaTTTAATGCAATTAATGTCTTGCGAGCCAGGACACTTGTCTCATTAGCCATCCATGGATTTTCTGTGTGCAAAATTAAAGGCAGAAACTGTTTAGCATTTATCTCTTGAATTAGAGCTTTGTTCATTATTGAGTTATTTATTGATACTTTTAAACTGATCCTGACATGCAAAATGAGTAGAGACATATTTGTCTCCATTCATGCACATTTAACATATTTGCTCATTATGGTGTGAGGGTGTGTACTGATGATAATTTATGGTGAATTCACATTAAACTTTGCTGCATCCATTTCAGTGAGGGAGAGGGCACAATATATTCTCTTCCAGTCATGAATGAATCTGGACATCCATGTTCATTCCTATCCTTGTTTATTTAACTGCACAGTGTAATCATACCAGCAACAGAAGAGAAGGGACATTGCTTGGTTGCAGTGAGTGCGAGGACAATGATAGAGGTTATTGACAGTGCAGTGTTTGGTAAGAAGCTGTATATTTTAGAATGCAAACATTTCTGGGTTTACAAAATTTACAAAAAGTCGAGACAGACACGTGGCTTAGCGACTGAACTACCAGTACAGTTaggaaaacagaaatatggTGGTTATAGACAGTCTTTCCCATCCTTTATCCagatgtttttatgtccatGATATCTCATGGTGTAGACTCATTTGCTGTTGGCGTCTGACTCCATTTTCCTCCGCAGTGGCCTGGCTCCTTGGACCAGTAAGCTGCCCAGCAGAGCCCCAGCTGCAGCCCCAACAGCTGATCTGGTACTCAACCCTGCAGCCACCCGGGAGGAGCCAGCAAGAGCACCAGCGGCAGCTCCTAGTGCAGCACCTCCAGCCCTCAGCCATGACGGAGTCCAGTCAGCCTCCACTTCCCACACTTTGTTTGCACTATAAACACCAGACTCAGGGTCTGTGCTGCTGATCAGGTGGTACTCACCGGGTTTAACAGTGTCTCCACAGTTGCTCAATGGCGCTGTGAATACCCATTTTTGTTGTTGGCCAAACTCCTCTATTAACCTCAGGTCTGTCACTGTTTTCCTGTGCTGGTTATCTTTGTCGAAGTGCACAGTGTTCATCTCATTCGTTCTATaggtttcttttttctgataGTGCCTCTGCATCCCTTTGATTGTGGCTTTCAGCGCCTTCATTGTATCTTCATTTTCTCCCTTCAGCTGCTCAATTGTCTCTTTAAGCTCTTTTGCTTCTATTTTGTGATTCGTCATCATTTGTTCCAgctctttatttttcctctccaACTTTTTCTTCAAGGCTTCTGTCTCTCGCTCTTGTtccttcagtgtttcctctagcaATTTCTTTTCCTGTTCACTGCTTTGCTTTGCAGCTTTAATCACATCATCTTTCACAGCACATGTCTCACTCAAGCTTAATATCATCCTGTTTTTCTCCATAATGACTTGTTTGAGCTGTTTGTTCTCCCTCTCAGCCTCCACTAATCTTCTGCAGATCTCGTCGTCATAGTctttatttctcctctcctctgtctccctctccttctccataGTTGTCTTCAGAGCTTCAATCTGctcatctttcttttcagctGTCCTGATCTTGTCCTCAaccatcctctccttctcttcaaCTGTTTGCCTCAGGAGATCATTGGCTGTCCTTGCCCTTTTGAGCTGTCTTGCAATCTTTCTGGAGCTTTGATTCAGCTTCCTGGTGCTTTCTTGGAGTTTCATGAAACTGTGCAATAAGTGCTCAGTATCATTTCCCACCTCTGTTTCCTCAATCTTGGATAGCAGTTCTCTGACCTGAATGTCTCCACTTTCGTTTGAGTTATCAAAAACGTGATATCTATTTCCGCATTTGTCCACCAACAGCTGGAGGGCAGGCCATCTCTCAACATGCTCCTCAATGGGAGTGGCTCCCAGTTTGTCTCCCCAGGTGAACAGCACAATGGTTCGAGTCCAAACCCAAACACCAAGCAAGCTCAAGTGTTCCTGCACTTTCAACCAGTCGGTTTCGGTGAAGGACTCATCGCTGCGTACAACCACCAGGACAGCATTGGGAATGGGAGCACACAGAGATGCACTGTGGGTAATCTGCTGTTGCACCTCCCATGGAGTGTCCGATGAGCAGTATCTCCCATGCCAGCCAGGAGTGTCAACCACAGTGACTCGCTGTTTGTGAACATCTCCCTGTCTCTCAGTCCACTGTGCTGTTGAATGTCCAGCAGGAAAGACTTTATCACTAAGAATGATGTT is a window encoding:
- the LOC139340503 gene encoding GTPase IMAP family member 4-like, which codes for MARSSLRSLIGESPPIPVLQILIVGPKQVGKSSAGNIILSDKVFPAGHSTAQWTERQGDVHKQRVTVVDTPGWHGRYCSSDTPWEVQQQITHSASLCAPIPNAVLVVVRSDESFTETDWLKVQEHLSLLGVWVWTRTIVLFTWGDKLGATPIEEHVERWPALQLLVDKCGNRYHVFDNSNESGDIQVRELLSKIEETEVGNDTEHLLHSFMKLQESTRKLNQSSRKIARQLKRARTANDLLRQTVEEKERMVEDKIRTAEKKDEQIEALKTTMEKERETEERRNKDYDDEICRRLVEAERENKQLKQVIMEKNRMILSLSETCAVKDDVIKAAKQSSEQEKKLLEETLKEQERETEALKKKLERKNKELEQMMTNHKIEAKELKETIEQLKGENEDTMKALKATIKGMQRHYQKKETYRTNEMNTVHFDKDNQHRKTVTDLRLIEEFGQQQKWVFTAPLSNCGDTVKPGEYHLISSTDPESGVYSANKVWEVEADWTPSWLRAGGAALGAAAGALAGSSRVAAGLSTRSAVGAAAGALLGSLLVQGARPLRRKMESDANSK